The genomic stretch TGGTCTTTGTGGCCAGAGAAAAAGAACCTCTTGAATGTAAAGAAATTAGCTGAGTACTTCACACAATACACATATTTACCTATGCTTGCAAGTGAAGAGGTAATCAGACAAGCAATAGCTGACGGCGTAGCAAGAGGATTATTTGCTTATGCAACAGGACGTGAAAAAGAGTTTGATAGTGTTTATTACAAAGAATCACTGCCCACCATGAACATCCTTCTAACAGAAGATTCATGGCTATTAAAACCAGACTATGCAAAGAAATTCATAAAACAACCAGAAACAATTCCAGAAGAAAAAGAAACATATGAGGAAAAGAAAGAAACATCTCAAGAACCACGAAAGATAATAACGCAAGAAGGAATAAAGAAACTAAAACAGATAAAACTAAATGTTGAGGGAATGGAATGGGAAAACTGGAATGATTTCTTCAGAGAAGTTATTGAACCATTAACTAACGAAGGTGCTGATGTAAAAATCTCATTAAAAATAAGTGCAGAATCAGATGAAGGAATAAACGAAGATACTGTCGAACTCAAAATAAAAGAATCATTACAACAAAGGAATCTAAAACATTATTTTGAATAATTGAAAAATGAACACAAATATTTACAAAAAGGTGGAATAATGGCTTTTGCATTATCATTAAGGCAACCTTGGGCCGAGTTAATACTTCAAGGAAAGAAGACTATTGAAACTAGGCGTTGGGATACTGACTTTAGAGGGGAATTTTTTATTCATGCTTCTAAAACAATAGATAAAGAAGCATGTAATGAATTTGGTATTGATCCCTCTTCTTTAGCAGTTGGTGCTATTGTCGGTAAAGCGACAATAGTTGATGTTAAAGAATATTACACAAAAGACCAGTTTATGAAAGATAATTCTAAACACTTAGCTGGATTTTATGGATTCATGCGTCCAATGTTTGGATTTATTTTAGAAGATATAGAGCGAATAAAACCGATTCCTCAGAAAGGTGCATTAAAATTTTTTGAGGTGAATTT from Candidatus Schekmanbacteria bacterium encodes the following:
- a CDS encoding ASCH domain-containing protein, with amino-acid sequence MAFALSLRQPWAELILQGKKTIETRRWDTDFRGEFFIHASKTIDKEACNEFGIDPSSLAVGAIVGKATIVDVKEYYTKDQFMKDNSKHLAGFYGFMRPMFGFILEDIERIKPIPQKGALKFFEVNL